A genomic stretch from Vicinamibacterales bacterium includes:
- a CDS encoding SRPBCC family protein, with translation MKNRTTVERKSERELVVTRTFNGPARIVFEAWTKPELFKQWWVPKSLGMFLRSCEMDVRVGGGYRLVFGHDASNAAEFFGRYVEVTPHSRLVWTNDEGGDDGPVTTVTFEEKGGTTLLVMRELYPSKEALDAAGTGAADAMGETFDQLDELLVTLGATRTSQETL, from the coding sequence GTGAAGAACCGCACGACTGTCGAACGGAAGTCCGAGCGTGAGCTCGTCGTCACCCGAACGTTCAACGGTCCGGCGCGCATCGTGTTCGAGGCGTGGACCAAGCCCGAGCTGTTCAAGCAGTGGTGGGTACCGAAGTCGTTGGGGATGTTCTTGCGTTCCTGCGAGATGGATGTTCGCGTCGGGGGCGGCTACCGTTTGGTGTTCGGTCACGATGCCTCGAACGCTGCCGAGTTCTTCGGTCGGTATGTCGAAGTGACACCGCACTCGCGCCTCGTCTGGACCAATGACGAAGGCGGTGACGATGGGCCCGTCACCACAGTGACCTTCGAGGAAAAAGGTGGCACGACGCTGCTGGTGATGCGCGAGCTCTATCCCTCGAAGGAAGCTCTCGACGCGGCCGGCACCGGGGCGGCGGATGCGATGGGCGAGACATTCGACCAACTGGACGAGCTTCTCGTCACGCTGGGCGCGACCCGGACGTCGCAGGAGACCCTGTAG
- a CDS encoding ectonucleotide pyrophosphatase/phosphodiesterase — translation MRLALAAAFVALVVQAPPVDRHVVVISIDGLAAYALADPAIPLPTLRALARDGVMAEAMIPVNPTVTWPNHTTLVTGVPPERHGLLYNGLPVRAAAGSTDAPVRIEAHVDKPQLVQAPTVYDAAHAAGLTTAEIDWVAIENAPTITWAFSEYSKPQAPLAREMVAAGAITDLDLDLFARAPITFRDEIWTRAAEFLIAHHRPNLLLLHLLTTDSMQHQAGARSLGAQTAIALADARVARVVDAARQAGLLAQTTFVIVSDHGFKTFKQRVRANVVLKEKGLGSRAWAIAEGGTAMIYVTDSVDKAATITAVKAAFEGTAGVGTVLTPSEFAAAGFPSPDVQPRMAEVVVAAREGVAFVDGIDGPAIETVPAGANIGAHGYLNTDPDMRAVFIASGAGVRKGATLGVISNLDVAPTLAAWLGVSLPSATGRPLSAAIAR, via the coding sequence ATGAGACTCGCTCTTGCGGCCGCGTTCGTGGCCCTCGTCGTCCAGGCCCCGCCGGTCGATCGTCACGTCGTCGTGATCAGCATCGACGGACTGGCGGCCTACGCCCTCGCCGATCCGGCGATTCCGTTGCCGACGCTTCGGGCGCTGGCGCGTGACGGGGTGATGGCTGAGGCCATGATTCCCGTCAATCCGACGGTGACCTGGCCTAATCACACCACGCTCGTCACGGGCGTCCCGCCGGAACGCCACGGATTGCTCTACAACGGATTGCCCGTCCGCGCGGCCGCCGGGTCGACCGATGCGCCGGTCCGTATCGAGGCGCACGTCGACAAGCCGCAACTGGTCCAGGCGCCGACGGTCTATGACGCGGCCCACGCTGCGGGCCTGACGACCGCTGAGATCGACTGGGTGGCAATCGAGAACGCACCGACGATCACCTGGGCCTTCTCCGAGTACAGTAAACCGCAGGCGCCGCTGGCGCGCGAGATGGTCGCGGCCGGCGCGATTACCGACCTCGATCTCGATCTGTTTGCCAGGGCGCCGATCACGTTCCGCGATGAAATCTGGACCCGGGCCGCCGAGTTCCTGATCGCACACCACCGGCCGAATCTGCTGTTGCTGCATCTGCTGACGACCGACAGCATGCAGCACCAGGCCGGCGCGCGATCGCTTGGCGCGCAGACGGCCATCGCGCTCGCCGATGCGCGCGTCGCGCGCGTGGTCGACGCCGCGCGACAGGCCGGACTGCTGGCCCAGACGACGTTCGTGATCGTGTCGGATCACGGCTTCAAGACGTTCAAGCAGCGCGTTCGCGCGAACGTCGTCCTGAAGGAAAAGGGTCTCGGCAGCCGCGCCTGGGCAATTGCCGAAGGCGGCACGGCGATGATTTACGTCACCGACAGCGTGGACAAGGCCGCGACGATCACGGCGGTGAAGGCCGCGTTCGAGGGCACCGCTGGCGTCGGCACCGTCCTGACGCCATCGGAGTTCGCGGCCGCCGGGTTTCCATCACCAGACGTGCAGCCGCGGATGGCCGAAGTCGTCGTCGCGGCGCGCGAAGGCGTGGCCTTCGTCGATGGTATCGACGGCCCGGCGATCGAGACCGTGCCCGCCGGCGCGAACATCGGCGCACACGGTTACCTCAATACCGATCCGGACATGCGCGCCGTGTTCATCGCCTCCGGCGCGGGCGTACGGAAAGGCGCGACGCTCGGCGTGATCTCCAACCTCGACGTGGCCCCCACCCTTGCCGCGTGGCTCGGGGTGTCATTGCCTTCGGCGACCGGACGTCCGCTATCGGCAGCCATCGCCCGTTGA
- a CDS encoding transposase, which produces MCRKVGISEQSFYRWKKVYGSVQPSEARELKQLRDEVTKLKRLVADLSLDKVMLQDVIQEKF; this is translated from the coding sequence CTGTGCCGCAAGGTGGGGATCTCCGAGCAGAGCTTCTACCGCTGGAAAAAGGTCTACGGCAGCGTGCAGCCCAGTGAAGCGCGCGAGCTGAAGCAGCTCCGCGACGAGGTGACGAAGCTGAAGCGCCTGGTCGCCGACTTGTCGCTCGACAAGGTCATGCTGCAGGACGTGATCCAAGAAAAGTTCTAA
- a CDS encoding metalloregulator ArsR/SmtB family transcription factor, with the protein MVHYSQGRLDDSFAALSDATRRGVLEQLGRSDASITDLAEKFHMTLTGMKKHVGVLEEAGLVATEKVGRVRTCTLGPRRLEEETAWIERHRRLWDARFDELDKIVEELKRKKKGDGRKKRE; encoded by the coding sequence ATGGTTCACTATTCGCAAGGCCGTCTTGACGACTCGTTCGCCGCGCTCTCAGATGCCACTCGACGGGGCGTTCTGGAGCAGCTCGGACGTTCCGACGCGTCGATCACAGACCTTGCCGAGAAGTTCCATATGACCCTCACGGGCATGAAGAAGCACGTTGGCGTGTTGGAGGAAGCCGGGCTCGTCGCCACGGAGAAGGTCGGGCGCGTGCGGACCTGCACGCTCGGCCCGCGCCGACTGGAGGAAGAGACGGCCTGGATCGAGAGGCATCGCCGGCTGTGGGACGCGCGCTTCGACGAGTTGGACAAGATTGTCGAGGAATTGAAACGGAAGAAGAAGGGCGATGGACGTAAGAAGAGAGAATGA